The genomic DNA taagaaagatcaaggaagaaagtgcaaacacaggcttaatgctgaacataaagaaaacaaaagtagtGACCATGAAGGATCTCCACGAATTCAACTTAGACAgcgaggaaaacaaaataataaaagaagaacagagactgcagttaaTGAATTGGAAGAAGACTAAAGGCCAAAACAGACCAACATAAAAAAAGTTTAGTTagcaagataaaaagaaatgcatttaaaaaacaacaacctcaaagTACCCatgtggccagaaggaggaggggctggCCTGCATGAATGACCCTCCAATGACACccgaaggaggtttgccattgccgtcctcagaggctgagagagtgggacttgcccagggtcacccagtgggtttcatggccaaggggtGAATCAAAcgttgctctccagagtcacagttcaatactcaaaccactactccaggCTGACCCTccacttgtttttatttcaaaggtGGTTGAATTTCAAGATTGTGGGTGAGGGGAGTAGAAACAGTACTCTTGTCTGCCTTATTGTATTGTTCTTGCCTGCAGAGGAGCAAAATGTTCAGATATTTTGGAACACTGATAATggtttatgtttgtttttgtagCTTTGATCAGCCTGTCGTTCGGGGGTGCTGTTGGACTAATGTTCCTAATGCTTGGCTGTGCACTTCCACAGTACAAGTATGTATATTTTCACATATACGGGTTAGCTGTTGTCTTAGTTTACTTTCAGTTTATTaaggtctttctttttcttacgATTTGATGAAATTAACAAAACCAACACTGGTTGTAGCCAAGGGCCAGAACACTTGGAGATTAGGAGAAAGGGGACAAAACCAGCTACGCCTGTCCTTTGTGAAGCACTTCCGCTTCTTAGTTACCAGTATGTGCTGAAATTGTTCTGCTTTATTGCTACTAAATTGCTCTCCATTCCTTATACGTAATCTGTACTGGATAGTGTAGTGATAGAGTCTCTCAAGGTTGCATTCCTCTGTTTATGTATTTGAGGAGTTAAGGCACAGTGAATCTTGAGGGACATAACAGAGATTGATTCAGTTTGTCTGTGGTCTCTGTGCAGCTTGTGGGCTATATATACCAGCAAAGAGCATATTTTGAAAAATTCTTGCAATGAAAGTAGAGTTTTGGCAGGTATCCTGCCCTTCCTGTCCATTCATATTCTCAAGGGAGAATCCTGCTTTCCTGCTCAGTTTCTTTTGATGGTCATAGTGGAAGATTTCAGATACGCTATTTAGAGCTAGACAAATAGCCAAAACAGGACAGATCTTCAGTGTTAACTTTCGTAGCTCCTGGTGAAAATGTATGAATGAGAATCTTgttaaaaataatgcaaattaCATAACAGGAATACAGTATATTTTAGCTGGAGGAACTGTAAGAGGAAGAATGGCCACAAAACAAAGTAttaactttttttccctttgctccTAGCCAATATTGGCCATTGTTTGTTCTGTTCTTCTACATCCTCTCTCCAATTCCATACTGCATAGCAAGAAGAGTAGTCGAAGATACAGATGCTACAAGTAATGCCTGCAAGGAACTTGCCATATTTCTTACAACAGGCATTGTTGTCTCAGCATTTGGGCTTCCAATTGTATTTGCCAGAGCACAACTGGTtagtatttctttctttatagTAAATAGTCTAAATgcatatttacagtatttaaatgaGACATTCCACATTTACATAAACAGGAAGTAAAAAGGCACTGGTTGGTTTTAAAAGGTCATAGTTCTGACTCCACGTTATTTGTCAGTGTGGGAAGGACATATCCATGTGAACAGACACTGTTCTCTGCAGTCTTTTGAGTCATTGCAGAAGGTCTCAGCAAATTCTCTTCATTCTCATGGGGAGCCAGTATACAGCTCAGCTTTGAGCACTTCTTTCACAGTGGCTGATACAATGTGCTTCCCAGAGCCTGATCCGATATGGCAAAGGTTACATGACCACAGTTAATCTTTGCAGAATCAACCATGTTGGCATAGTAGTTTCCAGCATAAAAGACATGGTTATCTGCCATAAGGTTTGAGCAAAAGCTAACAAGATGTTGTTTTTTGCATGGGCTGAAACTCTCAGTATGTTCAGAGTGGTTTTAAAATAGTGGCTAAGCATGAACTGTCAGGTTTCTATTCCATTTTGACCATGAACTCCTTAGATAACTCTAGGATACTCACAATAAGTCATTCTATAatataaagttatttatttattatttatttattattataatatggaAATACTAATACAGCCTACAGAGTAGTTGAAAAGATTATTACACAAAGTGCTTTGGAAAACACAAAAGGTGGTATTGTTTTACCATTGGAAAATGCAGCAGGCCAGGATGATATTGATTAAAGCTGCACTCTCATATCTGGGAGTTAGTTGGGAGGCTTGCCCtgaatagaattcaaagatatagctgtgatagtttgtaaaatcagtatctaaaaggatcttgtagcacctttgaggctaacggaaagacagaaattggcagcatgagcttttgtagacttaagtctactttctcagatgcatttgatggagtggaaagccaggggcAGACCTATATAAGCTTTAGTGCGTGAGAATGccaattttgaatttgaattgacattctcacacactaatagcaatagcaggtacatttctataccacttatcagtgcacttaagcactccctaagtggtttacaaagtgtaagctaattgctcccaacaatctgggtactcattttagcgacttcagaaggatgcaggcctgaatcgagcctgagcccttttgctggtattgaactcacaaccttatggtttgtgagtgagtggctgcagtacaggcatttaacccccatgccaccagggctcctaatggTATATTtaggtctgtccctggttttctactgcaccaaatgcatctgaggaagtagacttaagtctgacagacagctcatgctgccaatttccttttccagttagcctcaaaggtgctacaacatctttaCCCTGAGTAGTTCATGTATAGATAGGACTTGTTCAAACAGAGATCTTGGGACCAGGTTCCCAAGGGCAACATACAGATATTTTTGTGCCACTTAGGAGTTTCTAGAGCCTTCTGTGGTACTGCAACTCCCTATGGTGCTCTTAAATGCTTCCCCTAAAAGCTAAGAGAGTGTTTTGAGCCAGAAAGTTCTGTTTCAATGTACCAATTCGTCTTCAGTAAGCCATTGTTCTCTTAGGCGTGTTACaaacgggcccatgaggcgctgtCATCGCACTGTCATTAcacgcaaggggcggcgcttcctgacgcgccttgcccctcacgcgtaatgactacgtcaaaatggcagcggccattccacacggccgccaccattttgacatagcagatgctctgcgtctgcacatcaacagcaacaacaggcctccgcctgctaagaagacgagccctcctcccgactgccatcttgagggggagagaagcaggccagcaacaacaggcctccgcctgctaagaagaagagccctccccccgaccgccatcttgagggggagagaagcaggccagcaacaacaggcctccgcctgctaagaagacaagtcctcctcctgaccaccatcatgcttgtctttattgcatgttgttcaatgtttaatgttttttgtaaggttgtttttatgatgtgtaagttttaaatgattttgtgaactgctttgatcacctcggaaaagcggtataaaaataaagcatattattattattattatcacaccccggaagtgatgccgcgagtgtgtgactagcgcctcgtggcgtctcttccggggcccaggaaggagcgcgattttcgtgctccttctctgcagcgtccgggaaccacgctgtttggctgctgtggttcctggatggttcttggcggtctgtaacgggccttagactTGGCTTGCCCCCTGCCCAGTCAGCAGTGTAGTGTGAGTAGGAGTAGTGACGAAGATAATGCAGTTTCATCATAGAGTGATTGTGAAGATTCATGATGTGAGAATGTGAAACTCAGTTGAATACTCAAAAAGAGTTACTCAGATGCTGTCTTCATTACATGAACCAAGTTTTGGACATTTAGACCCTGTGCTATACTGTATAACCAAGAGGGATCTGATATTTTGGCAGTTGAAAAATGCTAGCCTAATTCTTCTGTAATGGATTAGATAgcaataacagcttcatttatatactgcatcatactgcctaagcagtgccTAAGCAGTTtagaactgtaagctaattgccccaacaagctgggtactcattttagcaactttggaaggatgcaggcctgagtcaagcctgagcccatggttagtattgaacttgcaacctttgtgagtgagtggctacagtacaggcatttaatcactgcgccacaaGGGTTCTTACTAGCAGGTAGCAGATAAATGGCCCAGAGAGTAGTGTGAAGACATGTACAACTGTTTAGGGAATCTGGCCTTGAAAAGGATCTAGCTGCATGGGAGCATCTGAGGTCCTCAGAAGAAACAGGAGGctcagcatatttttaaaaatcagttaaagTGGGTTGTATCCAGTATAATTGGTGTGTGTGCAAATGGTGTTTCCTCTATCTGCAAAGCAATTCTGTTGAATGCAGGTTGTGGGCATGTTAACTCCtgtctttgtgtttgtttatttgtatatgtaACTTTTCTTTTCCCTGTCTACAGATTTATTGGGGAGCCTGTGCACTTGTCCTCACAGGAAATACAGTCATATTTGCCACCATCCTAGGGTTTTTCTTGGTTTTTGGCAGCAATGATGACTTCAGCTGGCAGCAGTGGTGAAATGAGTTGGAAAGAGAACTATCGACATCTTAAGTCATTCAATGGCCATCCATACAACAGAAGGAACAGGCAATAAAGTGAATGTACTGTTTCCACAGAGGGACCCTAGGTGTAGGACGCTCTGTAGTCACTTTTCCTCTCCTATTACATACAATGTTAGCATTTTGCttgatttaaatgttttaaattgttgatgctgttttattttaatgttttattttgaagtGGGAACCAGAACACTTAAATTTAATGTTTAAATGTGTTTCTTCTTTGGATAACATTATAACTGTGTTTAAACAAAAACTTTTAAGCTGTTATGTACAATTGTGTCACCAGATTGACAACTGCCTGACGACACAATCTGATCAAAGGCATGTGTATTTGGTactaagtcccactgagttcaaatggggcttactcccaagtaactATGCATAGAATTGTGCATATGCTGTTGATCTCTGTAGAAGAATTAAACCGAGTGTGTTCAGCACTCATTTTTCTGAAATGGGACTTAAAAGAGCTGAATTGTGTCCTTAATT from Sceloporus undulatus isolate JIND9_A2432 ecotype Alabama chromosome 2, SceUnd_v1.1, whole genome shotgun sequence includes the following:
- the LEPROTL1 gene encoding leptin receptor overlapping transcript-like 1, which gives rise to MAGIKALISLSFGGAVGLMFLMLGCALPQYNQYWPLFVLFFYILSPIPYCIARRVVEDTDATSNACKELAIFLTTGIVVSAFGLPIVFARAQLIYWGACALVLTGNTVIFATILGFFLVFGSNDDFSWQQW